CTCGTTTAGCACAATCTGCAAATACATCCGCACATTCCCAGTCACAAAGTGAACGAGTGGAAAGCAGCGTTTCGCGCAAAAGACCAGCTACAGTGAAGCGTCAATATCAGCAGCAGACTGAAGCGATTTATCGTGTATTAGACCAAGCGACGCGCGCTCATATTGAGCGTTTAAAACAACAATGGCCAACAATATTAGCGAATGTGACCCCGCAAGAGCGTGCTAAGTTCAACGGGACATATCCTCTTGCTGCCGGAGCAGGTGTTGGATTAATTAGTTTTAAAAACGAAGCATTTTGCGGTATCGTACAAAATGATGCGGATTTGCTGCAACAAATTGAAGCGCTCTGTGCACAATATATTCAAGAGCCGATTCACTTGGAGTTTATCGTAGACAGTGAATGGCACGCATTGAGACAGGATTATAAAATTCTGCGTGAAAAAAATGGTGGCAAGCCAATAACGTCGGCGAAGGAAGTAGAAAAAAATAAGGGTACAGAGTCGTTGAATGAAGTATCAGTAACGCAACAACATACGGTTGAAGCAGAAACGTCTGCAAATACATCGCTGGAGCAGGATGAAGTGTCGGCTAAACCGGTTGAATCCGTCGCTGACGTCATGCAACGCGTTAAAACGGTACCTGACACTGCCGTAATGGAAGAGGAAGAAACACCTGAAGTTATCGCGAAAGCCATTGAATTATTTGGTGAAAACAATGTGACAATTTTATATGATGAATAATCAAAATGAGTAGGAGCAGTGTTTGTAACAGGTGCCCTACTCTTTTTGTAAAATATAAATATTCAGTAGAGTGTTTGCCACTTAAGGCATAAAATATGATAAAATAATAGTAGAAACAATGATTTGGAGGATGGACAATGCGAGGAATGGGAAATATGGGCAACATACAAGGAATGTTGCAAAAAGCACAAAAATTGCAAAAAGAAATGGACAAAGAACAAGCTAAAATTGAAGAAACAGTATTTGAAAAAAGCGATAATAATCAATTAGTTACCGTTAAGATGACGGGCAACTATCAAATAACAGAATTAACCATCGCCCCGGATTTATTAGACCCAGATGATGTAGAGATGTTACAAGATTTAGTGTTGTCAACGGTAAATGATTTAATTACTGACATTAATACGACAACGAAAGAACGACTAGGTAAATTTTCTAAAGGAATGAACTTGCCATTTTAACAAGTGTAATAGAGTGTGGCAAGAATGTTTTGAAATGGACCACAGTAGAAAGTTAACGGCGAGTGAGCAGCTCGTAAAGGAAACGTTTGAAGTGGCGTCATTTCAGTAGGTGGGAATTAGAATAACCATAGTGTGAGCGCGGGTGTTCTGACTTGAACCACTGGAGCAGAGGTCGTAGAAGCGCTGGGGCGCTTCAAGAGCAAAGCGAAGTGGACGTCAAGTCAACCCAAGCGAATCAGAATTAACCATAGTGTGAGCGCGGGCGTACAGCCTCGAACCACTGGAGCAAAATACCGGCGTGCGAGTCATCGTGCAGAGGAATTTTGCGAAGTGGACGTCGAGGTTGCCTAAGCGAGCCAGAATTAGGAGGATTTTATGCAGTATCCAGCACCAATTGCTAAATTGATTAACAGTTTCACGAAATTACCTGGTGTTGGGGCTAAAACAGCGGCTCGGCTGGCCTTTCATGTGATTGATATGGATGAACGTGAGGTAACAGAATTTGCACAAAACCTGATTAATGTGAAACGTGATTTAAAATATTGTCATATTTGCGGGAATATTACAGATGTTGATCCATGCATTATTTGCTCTGACAGTCATCGTGATGTTTCAACGATTTTAGTAGTAGAAGATACAAGAGCGATTATGTCGTTAGAGCGGATGCAAGAATATCATGGGTTGTATCATGTTTTGCAGGGTGTTTTATCGCCGATGGAAGGTGTTGGGCCTGATGATTTGAACATTACACAATTAATTCAGCGTCTTCAAGATGAACGGATTAAAGAGGTAATTATCGCAACCAATGCGACAGCGGAAGGTGAAGCAACGGCGATGTACTTGTCACGTTTATTAAAGCCGGCAGGAATTAAAGTGACCCGATTGGCACATGGGCTGGCAGTGGGTAGCGATATTGAATACGCAGATGAAATGACATTGTTTAGAGCAATTGAGGGACGCAGAGAATTATAAAATAAATTGAGAATAGCAGTAGCATCTCATTTAGTTTAGGAGTACATGAATGAATCAAGGATATTTTATCACGTTTGAAGGACCCGAAGGTGCTGGAAAAACGACGGTAATACAATTATTAGTAGAAAAATTAAAAGATGAGGGCTATCCAGATATTGTGGTCACACGAGAACCTGGGGGGAGTCACATAGCAGAACAAATTCGAACAGTCATTCTCGATTGTAATAATACATTGATGGATAAGCGTACAGAAGCATTATTGTTTGCAGCAGCTAGAAGACAGCATTTAGTGGAAGTGGTGTTACCAGCATTAGAACAAGGCAAAATTGTGTTATGCGATCGATTTATCGATAGTTCATTAGCATATCAAGGCTTAGCGCGCGATATTGAAGTGGAAAAAATCTGGGATATTAATCAATTTGCAATTGAAGGGACATTGCCTGATTTAACCTTGTTAATTGATGTACCAGCAGAAATTGGGCTCGAAAGAATTCACCAGTCGCGCAAAGATGAAAAATTTGACCGATTAGATCAAGAAGCGTTAACGTTTCACCAACAAGTACGTGAAGCATTTCTATCATTAGCGAAAGAA
The genomic region above belongs to Aerococcaceae bacterium zg-1292 and contains:
- a CDS encoding YbaB/EbfC family nucleoid-associated protein, giving the protein MRGMGNMGNIQGMLQKAQKLQKEMDKEQAKIEETVFEKSDNNQLVTVKMTGNYQITELTIAPDLLDPDDVEMLQDLVLSTVNDLITDINTTTKERLGKFSKGMNLPF
- the recR gene encoding recombination protein RecR — encoded protein: MQYPAPIAKLINSFTKLPGVGAKTAARLAFHVIDMDEREVTEFAQNLINVKRDLKYCHICGNITDVDPCIICSDSHRDVSTILVVEDTRAIMSLERMQEYHGLYHVLQGVLSPMEGVGPDDLNITQLIQRLQDERIKEVIIATNATAEGEATAMYLSRLLKPAGIKVTRLAHGLAVGSDIEYADEMTLFRAIEGRREL
- a CDS encoding dTMP kinase translates to MNQGYFITFEGPEGAGKTTVIQLLVEKLKDEGYPDIVVTREPGGSHIAEQIRTVILDCNNTLMDKRTEALLFAAARRQHLVEVVLPALEQGKIVLCDRFIDSSLAYQGLARDIEVEKIWDINQFAIEGTLPDLTLLIDVPAEIGLERIHQSRKDEKFDRLDQEALTFHQQVREAFLSLAKEYARIKVIDGTQALEDVVQHCMDYIQQQVK